Proteins from one Legionella taurinensis genomic window:
- a CDS encoding PDDEXK nuclease domain-containing protein, producing MNEQKNIAQNVEYKKWITDLRSKLKQAQLKAAVTVNQQLLMFYWDLGTDIIEKQKITVWGEGLLKQLSRDLMSEFPDMKGFSERNLRLIRQWVQFWIESSANWQQAVAELTQIPWGHNQVIINKCKNAEEGLYYIRNTIEYGWSRSVLTHQIESNLWQREGKALSNFTKALPSPQSDLAHQTLKDPYVFDFLRLTKGYDERDLEQGLIEHITQFLLELGAGFAYIGRQVPLQVGEREFFIDLLFYHTRLHCYLVVELKNVDFEPEHVGKLNFYIKAVDAQLRRQGDEPTIGLLLCKSHDKLVVEYALSDVNKPIGVSEYQITQSLPEELKSSLPTVEEIEAEFSGEVSDD from the coding sequence ATGAACGAACAGAAGAATATAGCTCAAAATGTTGAGTACAAAAAATGGATTACTGATTTAAGATCCAAGTTAAAGCAAGCTCAGCTTAAAGCGGCTGTTACAGTTAATCAGCAGCTATTAATGTTCTATTGGGATCTTGGAACAGATATTATTGAGAAGCAGAAGATCACCGTTTGGGGGGAAGGACTTCTCAAACAATTAAGCCGCGATCTGATGAGTGAATTTCCTGATATGAAAGGATTTTCAGAGCGAAATCTTAGGCTTATTCGCCAGTGGGTACAGTTCTGGATTGAGAGCTCTGCAAATTGGCAACAAGCTGTTGCCGAATTAACGCAAATTCCTTGGGGCCACAATCAAGTCATTATTAATAAATGCAAAAACGCTGAGGAAGGGCTTTATTACATTAGAAACACAATCGAATATGGCTGGAGTCGAAGTGTTCTAACACATCAAATTGAAAGTAATCTCTGGCAGCGTGAAGGAAAGGCACTATCTAACTTCACCAAGGCGCTCCCATCCCCTCAGTCTGATTTAGCGCATCAAACCTTGAAGGATCCTTATGTCTTTGATTTCTTACGTCTAACCAAAGGGTATGATGAAAGAGATCTGGAGCAAGGATTGATTGAACATATTACCCAATTTCTTTTAGAGCTCGGCGCAGGCTTTGCCTACATCGGCAGACAAGTACCGCTGCAGGTTGGCGAACGTGAATTCTTTATAGACTTATTGTTCTATCATACTCGACTTCACTGTTACCTAGTTGTCGAATTAAAAAATGTAGATTTTGAACCTGAGCATGTGGGTAAGTTAAATTTTTATATCAAAGCGGTGGATGCACAATTGCGACGCCAAGGTGATGAACCTACGATTGGTCTTCTGCTCTGCAAAAGCCATGATAAATTAGTCGTAGAATATGCTCTTAGCGATGTTAATAAGCCTATAGGAGTATCCGAGTACCAGATTACTCAATCGTTGCCTGAAGAGCTTAAATCTAGCTTACCTACAGTTGAAGAGATTGAGGCTGAATTTAGTGGGGAGGTAAGCGATGATTAA
- a CDS encoding sce7726 family protein has protein sequence MHTHKLNDKIIRTKILESLVQNNTNQDSIIIEELDLCLGEARIDIAIINGLAKGIEIKSDKDTLDRLDHQILTYNKIFDHIEIVVGKKHEEEVTKKVPSWWGISTVTYDQSNHLLYTKIRDSETNKSKDPFSIIQLLWKNEALLLLEKRNLSCKFKYKSRDEIWKQLLITYEEEELCEFVNLSLKKRLNWRFVHQQI, from the coding sequence ATGCATACCCATAAATTGAACGATAAAATAATCAGAACAAAAATTTTGGAGTCACTCGTCCAAAATAACACCAATCAAGATAGCATCATAATCGAAGAGTTGGATTTATGCCTTGGAGAAGCCCGGATAGATATAGCCATTATTAATGGCCTTGCAAAAGGAATTGAAATCAAAAGCGACAAGGATACGCTGGATCGTTTAGACCATCAAATCCTCACTTACAATAAAATCTTTGATCATATAGAAATAGTTGTTGGGAAAAAACATGAGGAAGAAGTAACGAAGAAAGTACCTTCATGGTGGGGAATTTCTACCGTTACATATGATCAGTCGAATCATTTACTCTACACAAAAATTAGAGATTCTGAAACTAATAAAAGCAAAGATCCTTTCAGCATAATCCAGCTTCTATGGAAAAATGAAGCCCTGCTTCTTCTTGAGAAAAGAAATCTATCATGTAAATTTAAATATAAATCTAGAGATGAAATTTGGAAGCAACTTTTGATAACTTATGAAGAGGAGGAGCTATGCGAATTCGTTAATCTTTCTCTGAAAAAACGTTTAAATTGGAGATTTGTTCACCAACAAATTTAA
- a CDS encoding type II toxin-antitoxin system HigB family toxin — MNNEIKTELLASGMTLIGKEILDSFITSRPEVKKWINTWIGEVEGTIWTTPHDIKAKYGSASFLANNIVIFNVKGNKYRLEIKVAYKTSIVKVLWAGSHEEYDKRNRER, encoded by the coding sequence TTGAACAATGAGATTAAAACGGAGTTACTGGCTTCTGGAATGACTTTGATAGGAAAAGAAATTCTGGACTCATTCATAACATCCAGGCCAGAGGTAAAAAAATGGATAAATACCTGGATTGGAGAGGTAGAGGGAACTATATGGACTACTCCACATGATATTAAAGCCAAATATGGAAGTGCGAGTTTTTTGGCTAATAATATCGTAATTTTTAATGTTAAAGGTAATAAATATAGGCTTGAGATTAAAGTTGCTTATAAAACATCAATTGTTAAGGTGCTCTGGGCTGGAAGTCATGAAGAGTATGATAAACGGAATCGAGAGCGGTAG
- a CDS encoding beta family protein, whose product MNKLNNYVPIMSLKQGELKAISLLSSKDLLNISPLFDVPRVPIVSGKQSKTLDDHIKKVVINLEKYCKEINFILDFSLINLSSRMEGNLHPLKYLCESLQEKNLSFIPTIGLDRDDNYLAVIKDIANNTPDFNLCFRLFIDDLEDAENTQDSIYQILQNLKIDIGKCHLVVDCKSIQTSTIEYIIDLLAEFNQFIPFQTWSSFVLAASSFPSDMSIIRANTNGSIPRVEYDLWRAVIDASLLVGRAPKFGDYCIVNPERAEIDPVIMRAGGKIRYTTQRTWEVFRGHSLQKGEKYAQYRTLSQKVVDSPFYLGKDYSWGDQYILNCAENTGTTGNLTTWVQVDTNHHLKFVGEQISNLNVFSEKD is encoded by the coding sequence ATGAATAAATTAAATAATTATGTGCCTATAATGAGCCTTAAACAGGGTGAACTTAAAGCCATCAGCCTGCTAAGCTCAAAAGATTTGTTAAATATTTCGCCATTGTTCGATGTGCCGCGTGTTCCGATTGTATCCGGTAAACAAAGTAAAACATTAGATGATCATATTAAAAAAGTTGTCATTAATCTTGAAAAATATTGTAAAGAAATTAATTTTATTTTAGATTTTTCTTTAATCAATCTTAGTAGTCGGATGGAGGGTAATTTACATCCGCTTAAATATTTATGCGAATCATTACAAGAAAAAAATCTTAGCTTTATACCTACCATAGGATTAGATAGAGACGATAATTATTTAGCGGTGATAAAGGATATTGCAAATAATACACCTGATTTTAACTTGTGTTTTCGGTTGTTCATTGATGATTTGGAAGATGCTGAAAATACTCAGGATTCAATTTACCAAATACTCCAAAATTTAAAAATTGATATTGGGAAATGTCATTTAGTAGTCGATTGTAAATCAATTCAGACTAGTACAATTGAATATATCATTGATTTACTTGCTGAGTTTAATCAATTTATTCCCTTTCAAACCTGGAGTTCATTTGTGCTTGCTGCCTCAAGCTTTCCTTCTGATATGTCAATAATTCGTGCAAATACAAATGGTAGTATACCAAGAGTGGAATATGATCTGTGGCGTGCGGTTATTGATGCGTCCCTTCTTGTCGGAAGAGCTCCTAAGTTTGGTGATTATTGCATTGTTAACCCGGAAAGAGCTGAAATTGATCCAGTTATTATGAGAGCTGGGGGTAAGATTAGATACACAACTCAAAGAACATGGGAGGTCTTTCGAGGGCATAGTTTACAAAAAGGAGAAAAATATGCCCAGTATAGAACTCTTTCACAAAAAGTAGTCGACTCACCTTTTTACTTAGGTAAAGATTATTCTTGGGGGGATCAATACATATTAAACTGTGCGGAGAATACAGGGACAACTGGAAATTTAACAACTTGGGTTCAGGTAGATACCAACCATCATCTTAAATTTGTTGGTGAACAAATCTCCAATTTAAACGTTTTTTCAGAGAAAGATTAA
- the drt4 gene encoding antiviral reverse transcriptase Drt4 — MTNIGKDFLADALLRHNYLPFQRRLKEELPPIFSTEMLKKDIAESLSLIDYKRAKEFQGYDQVEYNLTRFNNINRILSIPHPVSYSRLCISICENWDKIDYICNNINSQIKPMSHDDGRIIIMNGYNDPSLKFRKTIDNSFGKFYRVNTDISNFFHSIYSHAIPWALVGLSEAKKNTKNGWYNDFDYAIRQTKRNETQGIAIGPATSSIISEILLDSIDKALSEAGFDFIRYVDDYTCYCETEEKAQEFIRTLSKELARYKLTLNIRKTLITKLPIPINDDWTTELHTKNTHADSMNSYQVIHFLDFAVRLSKAHPESSVLKYAVAVISKKKFSEIASRDMMHYVLTLAFHQPALLPALYSLIVRHQSSFLGNDLIINKLILIVEENAKNHRSDGMCWAIFYLCLLKAEIPQETLDKVIKTNDVFSILALYYGGNHNERIVEYCNSLDKQDLYELDRHWILLYQLFFDGTLANPYKDGAFELLKKQEINFLLPLKNVLPNNELELLDD, encoded by the coding sequence ATGACCAATATTGGAAAGGATTTTCTTGCAGATGCATTATTGCGTCATAATTACTTACCTTTTCAACGCAGATTAAAAGAAGAACTTCCACCTATTTTCTCAACAGAAATGCTCAAGAAAGATATTGCGGAATCACTATCTTTGATTGATTACAAAAGGGCAAAAGAATTCCAGGGTTATGATCAGGTTGAGTACAACTTAACACGATTTAATAATATCAATCGTATTCTATCAATACCCCATCCAGTATCTTATTCAAGGCTCTGTATTTCTATTTGTGAGAACTGGGATAAAATTGATTATATTTGCAATAATATAAATAGCCAAATAAAGCCAATGTCTCATGATGATGGGCGTATCATAATAATGAATGGATATAATGATCCTTCTTTAAAATTTCGCAAAACCATCGACAATTCATTTGGAAAGTTTTATAGAGTTAACACTGATATATCTAATTTTTTTCATAGTATATATTCCCATGCAATTCCATGGGCACTGGTGGGATTATCTGAAGCCAAAAAGAATACAAAGAATGGTTGGTACAATGATTTTGATTACGCAATTAGACAAACCAAGCGTAATGAAACCCAGGGTATAGCTATTGGTCCTGCAACTTCCAGTATTATTTCTGAAATTTTACTTGATAGTATAGATAAAGCACTGAGTGAAGCTGGCTTTGATTTTATTCGGTATGTTGATGATTATACATGTTATTGCGAAACCGAAGAAAAGGCTCAAGAATTCATTCGTACTTTATCTAAAGAGCTTGCAAGATATAAGCTGACACTCAATATCAGGAAAACATTGATTACAAAGCTACCCATTCCTATTAATGATGATTGGACTACAGAGTTACATACAAAGAACACTCATGCAGATTCTATGAACTCCTATCAAGTCATTCACTTCTTGGATTTTGCAGTAAGATTGTCCAAGGCGCATCCGGAAAGTAGTGTATTAAAGTATGCAGTAGCCGTTATTAGTAAGAAAAAATTTAGCGAAATAGCCAGTAGGGATATGATGCACTACGTTTTGACTTTAGCTTTTCATCAACCAGCCTTATTGCCAGCTTTATATTCATTAATTGTTAGACATCAAAGTTCCTTTTTAGGTAACGATTTAATTATCAACAAGCTAATTCTTATCGTCGAAGAGAATGCAAAAAATCACCGATCAGATGGCATGTGTTGGGCAATATTTTATTTATGTTTGTTGAAGGCAGAGATACCACAAGAAACTTTGGACAAAGTGATAAAAACAAACGATGTTTTTTCTATACTGGCTTTATATTATGGCGGTAATCATAATGAAAGAATTGTAGAATATTGCAATTCATTAGATAAGCAAGATTTATATGAGTTGGATAGACACTGGATACTCCTTTATCAGCTATTTTTTGATGGTACTTTAGCTAACCCTTATAAAGATGGTGCATTTGAGCTTCTTAAAAAGCAAGAAATTAATTTCCTATTGCCTTTAAAAAATGTGCTTCCAAATAATGAATTGGAGCTCCTTGATGACTGA
- a CDS encoding type I restriction endonuclease subunit R, with product MTEDKLEQEMLTWLSEIDYNHVYGPTIACDGEAPERSNYQDILLIERLRRAINQLNPEVPPAAREDALQQVRDLNTPILLSANRRLHHYLVNGVPVQYQKDGETRGDFVRLIDFEIPSNNEWLAVNQFSIKGEKHTRRPDILLFINGLPLVLIELKNSADLNADIGKAFNQIQTYKEQIPDIFQYNEILIISDGSEARMGSLSANMERFMSWRTIDGVTLDPLGQFGELETLTRGILAPAYFLDYLRFFILFEDDGELVKKIAGYHQFHAVRAAIQQVITASRPDGNKKGGVVWHTQGSGKSITMTCFAARVMREVAMENPTIVVITDRNDLDGQLFGVFSLGQDLLREQPVQAESRQDLRAKLNNRPSGGIVFATIQKFMPGEDEDIFPVLSDRRNIVVIADEAHRTQYGFTAELKGKSGQEKYNVGYAQHLRDALPNATFVAFTGTPVSSEDRDTRAVFGDYIHIYDMQQAKEDGATVAIYYESRLAKLSLNSDQIPRLDDDVDELAEDEEDSEQAKLKSRWAALEKVVGAEPRIKQVAADLINHFEERNKAQYGKAMIVGMSRDICVHLYNEIIALRPEWHSDDPTKGAIKVVMTGSASDKPLLRPHIYSKQVRKDLEKRFKNPEDELRLVIVRDMWLTGFDVPCAHTLYIDKPMKGHNLMQAIARVNRVFGDKQGGLVVDYIGIANDLKKALKDYTASNGHGRPTVDAYEAYALLEVKLDVLRSILHGFDYSSFLTSGHSLLAKAANHVLGVDDGKKRFADTALAMSKAFSLCCTLDEARAVREEVAFMQAVKIILTKRDISAKKRTNEERELAIRQIISSAVVSDEVVDIFDAVGLDKPNIGILDEEFLAEVRELPERNLAIELLERLLEGEIRTRFATNVIQEKKFSDLLVSTIKRYQNRAIETAQVMEELCEMAKKFKEAVNRGDELGLNEDELAFYDALANNEISVKELGDETLKKIAHELTENLRKNVSVDWSVRESVRAKLRLMVKRILRKYKYPPDKQEQAVELVLRQAETLSVAWS from the coding sequence ATGACTGAAGACAAACTCGAGCAAGAGATGCTAACCTGGCTATCTGAAATTGACTATAACCATGTTTATGGCCCAACCATTGCCTGTGATGGTGAAGCCCCAGAACGCAGCAACTATCAAGACATATTGCTAATAGAACGTTTACGAAGGGCTATCAACCAACTAAATCCTGAAGTTCCACCAGCAGCTCGCGAAGATGCCTTACAACAAGTACGCGATTTAAATACGCCAATCCTATTATCAGCCAATCGTCGCCTACATCATTATTTAGTAAATGGTGTTCCCGTACAGTATCAGAAAGACGGCGAAACTCGAGGTGATTTTGTTCGTTTAATTGACTTTGAAATACCATCAAATAACGAGTGGCTGGCTGTTAATCAGTTCTCTATCAAAGGTGAAAAACACACCAGACGACCAGATATCCTTTTGTTCATTAATGGGTTGCCATTGGTATTAATTGAATTAAAAAATTCGGCTGATTTAAACGCGGACATAGGAAAGGCATTTAATCAAATCCAGACCTACAAAGAACAAATTCCAGATATCTTTCAATATAATGAAATTTTAATTATTTCAGACGGCAGTGAAGCGCGTATGGGCTCACTCTCTGCCAATATGGAACGGTTTATGTCTTGGCGAACTATTGACGGAGTGACGCTTGATCCACTAGGCCAATTTGGGGAGCTTGAAACGTTGACACGTGGCATACTTGCCCCAGCTTATTTTTTAGATTATCTGCGATTCTTCATCTTGTTTGAAGATGATGGAGAACTTGTCAAAAAAATTGCAGGATACCATCAGTTCCATGCGGTACGTGCTGCTATCCAACAGGTGATCACTGCGTCACGACCAGATGGTAATAAAAAAGGGGGCGTTGTTTGGCATACCCAAGGAAGTGGTAAAAGTATTACCATGACTTGTTTTGCCGCGAGAGTGATGCGCGAAGTGGCGATGGAAAACCCTACTATTGTTGTTATTACCGATCGTAATGATTTAGACGGACAGTTATTCGGCGTTTTTTCGCTTGGTCAGGATTTGCTGCGTGAGCAGCCTGTGCAAGCTGAATCGCGGCAAGATTTGCGTGCCAAATTAAACAATCGCCCATCGGGTGGGATTGTGTTTGCTACTATCCAAAAATTCATGCCTGGTGAAGATGAAGATATTTTTCCTGTCTTGTCTGATAGACGTAATATTGTTGTTATTGCTGATGAAGCACATCGGACTCAGTATGGATTTACAGCAGAGCTTAAGGGCAAATCCGGCCAAGAGAAATATAATGTGGGATATGCGCAGCATTTACGGGATGCCTTACCCAATGCGACTTTTGTAGCTTTTACAGGAACCCCTGTTTCAAGTGAAGATCGTGATACTCGGGCAGTGTTTGGCGATTACATCCATATCTATGACATGCAACAAGCTAAAGAGGATGGGGCAACAGTTGCCATTTATTATGAGTCTCGACTTGCCAAGTTATCTTTAAATTCAGATCAAATTCCAAGGCTTGATGATGACGTTGATGAATTAGCAGAGGATGAAGAGGATAGCGAGCAAGCAAAGCTGAAATCCCGCTGGGCTGCTTTAGAAAAAGTAGTCGGAGCAGAGCCTCGCATTAAACAAGTAGCCGCTGATTTAATTAATCACTTTGAAGAGCGGAATAAAGCTCAATACGGTAAAGCGATGATTGTAGGTATGAGCAGAGACATCTGTGTTCATCTCTATAATGAGATTATCGCCTTACGACCTGAATGGCATAGTGACGATCCAACAAAAGGTGCAATAAAAGTTGTTATGACTGGATCAGCCAGTGATAAACCTTTACTACGCCCCCATATTTACTCTAAGCAAGTACGTAAGGATCTTGAGAAACGATTTAAGAATCCAGAGGACGAGCTGCGCTTGGTCATCGTTCGTGATATGTGGTTAACAGGTTTTGATGTTCCCTGCGCCCATACGTTATACATTGATAAGCCAATGAAAGGCCACAATCTTATGCAGGCAATTGCCCGAGTAAATCGTGTCTTTGGAGACAAGCAAGGTGGTTTGGTTGTTGATTATATTGGTATCGCTAATGATCTGAAGAAAGCCCTGAAAGACTACACAGCAAGCAATGGTCATGGCAGGCCAACCGTTGACGCATATGAAGCTTATGCTTTATTAGAAGTAAAACTTGATGTACTGCGCTCAATACTACATGGTTTTGATTACAGTAGTTTTCTAACCAGTGGCCATAGCCTCCTTGCAAAAGCCGCTAACCATGTATTGGGTGTAGATGATGGTAAAAAGCGCTTTGCAGATACAGCCTTAGCCATGTCTAAAGCCTTCAGCCTATGTTGCACCTTAGATGAAGCGCGAGCTGTTCGTGAAGAAGTAGCCTTTATGCAGGCGGTAAAAATAATCCTGACCAAGCGTGATATTTCAGCCAAAAAGCGAACTAATGAAGAGCGTGAATTGGCTATCAGGCAGATAATAAGTTCTGCTGTAGTATCTGATGAAGTGGTTGATATCTTTGATGCTGTGGGTTTGGATAAGCCTAATATAGGCATTCTTGATGAAGAGTTTCTTGCTGAAGTACGAGAGTTGCCTGAGAGAAACTTAGCGATTGAATTGCTAGAGCGTTTGCTTGAAGGTGAGATCAGAACCCGTTTTGCTACTAATGTAATTCAGGAGAAAAAATTCTCAGACTTATTGGTTAGTACCATAAAGCGCTATCAAAACCGTGCTATTGAAACAGCTCAAGTAATGGAAGAATTATGTGAGATGGCCAAAAAATTCAAAGAAGCGGTTAATCGTGGAGACGAATTAGGTCTGAATGAGGATGAGTTAGCTTTTTACGATGCATTGGCTAATAATGAAATATCAGTTAAAGAGTTAGGTGATGAAACCCTCAAGAAAATAGCACATGAACTCACAGAAAATCTACGTAAAAATGTCAGTGTCGATTGGTCAGTTCGGGAGAGCGTGAGAGCTAAATTACGCTTGATGGTTAAACGTATTTTGCGCAAGTATAAGTATCCTCCCGATAAACAGGAACAAGCAGTTGAGTTGGTTTTGAGACAGGCCGAAACATTAAGTGTTGCTTGGAGCTAA
- a CDS encoding restriction endonuclease subunit S, which translates to MEFNTQMLEELCDKIIDCPHSTPKWTSSGVIVLRNQNIRNGRLDLSSASFTDELHYQSRVKRAAPQPGDIVLTREAPMGEVCIVPENLRCCLGQRQVLLRPKKEVNENYLFYALQSSYVKNQISWSEGTGSVVSNLRIPLIKQLKIPRFDKAHEVFIATLMSKIDKKIDLNRQTNNTLESIAQSLFKSWFIDFDPVFAKAQGCQPEGLDAETAALFPDGFEESELGVIPKGWKVTSLSEITSYLSRGISPKYTENGGVTVINQKCIRDNRVDLTKARRHDSTQRKITGRELLLGDVLINSTGMGTLGRVAQIISIDEPLIVDSHVTVVRAAESLSWNYLGLLLSRRQIEIEQLGEGSTGQTELSRQMLAKLMLIAPPADILAAFDSIIMPVREQCANNLKQVMTLTLLRDKLLPRLISGQLQLVESEEVLKECV; encoded by the coding sequence ATGGAATTTAATACCCAAATGCTTGAAGAACTGTGCGATAAAATTATTGATTGCCCACATTCCACACCAAAATGGACATCTTCCGGTGTTATTGTCTTAAGAAATCAGAATATAAGAAATGGAAGATTAGACTTATCATCTGCAAGTTTTACGGATGAGCTACATTATCAATCAAGAGTTAAGCGAGCTGCTCCACAGCCCGGAGATATTGTTCTAACTCGCGAAGCTCCGATGGGTGAAGTCTGCATTGTTCCTGAAAATCTCCGATGCTGTTTGGGGCAACGCCAAGTATTATTAAGGCCCAAAAAAGAAGTTAATGAAAACTATCTCTTCTATGCGCTCCAATCATCGTATGTCAAGAATCAAATTTCATGGAGTGAGGGCACCGGTTCTGTAGTTAGCAATTTACGAATTCCGCTTATCAAACAATTAAAAATTCCCCGATTTGATAAAGCTCATGAAGTCTTCATAGCGACTTTAATGTCAAAAATTGATAAGAAAATAGATCTTAACCGTCAAACAAATAATACATTAGAATCCATAGCCCAATCTCTTTTCAAATCATGGTTTATCGATTTCGACCCTGTATTCGCTAAAGCACAAGGCTGTCAACCTGAAGGATTGGATGCAGAAACAGCAGCACTTTTTCCTGATGGTTTTGAGGAGTCAGAGTTAGGTGTAATTCCAAAGGGGTGGAAAGTTACTTCTCTCAGTGAGATAACTTCTTATCTTAGTCGAGGAATTTCCCCAAAATATACTGAAAATGGCGGAGTTACCGTAATAAACCAGAAATGTATACGAGATAATAGAGTCGATTTAACCAAAGCTCGTAGACACGATTCAACACAAAGAAAAATTACTGGTCGTGAGTTGCTACTTGGTGATGTATTAATAAATTCAACAGGGATGGGTACACTAGGACGAGTTGCACAAATTATCTCAATAGATGAACCATTAATTGTGGATTCCCATGTGACGGTTGTTCGTGCTGCAGAATCATTAAGTTGGAATTATCTTGGATTACTTCTTTCTAGACGTCAGATAGAAATCGAACAGTTAGGTGAAGGTTCAACTGGACAAACTGAGTTAAGTCGTCAAATGCTTGCTAAACTTATGCTTATTGCTCCACCTGCCGATATACTTGCTGCATTTGACTCAATAATCATGCCTGTTCGGGAACAGTGTGCCAATAATTTGAAGCAAGTTATGACCTTGACTTTGTTACGAGATAAATTGCTACCTCGTTTGATCTCGGGGCAATTGCAACTAGTTGAAAGTGAAGAAGTACTAAAGGAATGTGTATGA
- a CDS encoding helix-turn-helix domain-containing protein, producing the protein MTTIICDEQQYKKYLDEVDSLMDADPDTNTPEGERLSLLSLAIKEYESKRYFFEKPSPIEAIQFRMEEQNLNQNDLVKYIGSKSRVSEILAGKRSLTIPMIRTLNKFLGIPLDILIQEPKSESTPFNIEDIDYKYFPLSEMMKRNWISIKNSNIPKDIKKAFLDFFEPLGGVVPQCALWRRTINRRDEDSSNTNDLIVWTAKAMLLAQQIKVDAYDRSVITKNYLKDLAKLSQFEQGPLLAKERLARNGIKLIFLKNLSKTKVDGMCFLDKDGHPVIVLSLRYDRIDYFWFTLLHEMSHVYKHLNDKNQFIDNLEMQSSLNPQEIEADRIAKEAFIARALWKRSDAFSLRTEESIIDLAKQLNINPAIVAGRIRYETNDYTKFSNLIGQGKINLMLNEFINE; encoded by the coding sequence ATGACTACAATTATATGCGATGAGCAGCAATACAAAAAATATCTAGATGAAGTAGATTCTCTTATGGATGCCGATCCTGATACTAATACTCCTGAAGGCGAACGTTTATCTTTACTTTCATTGGCTATTAAAGAGTATGAATCTAAACGTTATTTTTTTGAAAAACCATCTCCCATTGAAGCGATTCAATTTAGGATGGAAGAACAAAATTTAAATCAAAATGATCTGGTTAAATATATAGGAAGTAAAAGTAGAGTCTCAGAAATTTTGGCTGGTAAACGAAGCTTAACCATTCCAATGATAAGGACTTTAAATAAATTTTTAGGGATTCCTTTGGATATTTTGATTCAAGAGCCGAAATCAGAAAGTACTCCATTTAATATAGAAGACATAGATTACAAATATTTTCCATTATCTGAAATGATGAAAAGAAATTGGATTTCTATAAAAAATTCAAATATTCCAAAAGATATAAAAAAAGCATTTTTAGATTTTTTTGAACCGCTAGGCGGCGTCGTACCACAATGCGCTTTATGGAGGCGTACCATTAACAGAAGGGATGAGGATAGTTCCAATACAAATGATTTAATTGTTTGGACTGCTAAAGCCATGCTGCTAGCACAACAAATTAAAGTAGATGCTTACGATAGATCTGTAATCACTAAAAACTATCTCAAAGATTTAGCTAAGTTAAGCCAATTTGAGCAAGGACCGCTTCTTGCAAAAGAAAGATTGGCCAGAAATGGTATTAAGTTAATTTTTTTAAAGAATTTATCAAAAACAAAAGTTGATGGTATGTGTTTTTTGGATAAGGATGGCCATCCCGTTATTGTTTTGAGTTTACGTTACGACAGAATCGATTATTTTTGGTTTACACTTTTACATGAAATGTCCCATGTCTATAAACATTTAAATGATAAAAACCAATTTATTGATAATCTTGAAATGCAATCTTCTCTGAATCCGCAAGAAATAGAAGCAGATCGCATTGCTAAAGAAGCATTTATTGCGCGCGCTTTATGGAAAAGGAGCGATGCTTTTTCTCTTCGCACAGAGGAATCTATTATAGATCTTGCTAAACAGTTAAATATAAATCCCGCTATAGTTGCTGGAAGAATTCGTTATGAAACAAATGATTACACTAAATTTTCCAATTTAATAGGGCAAGGTAAAATTAATTTAATGTTGAATGAGTTTATCAATGAATAA